GTGTCTTCCTCTTTAGTTACATAAGCAATAAGTCCGAATCCTATAAATAATAATGCAGTAGTAATTATTTCATTAAGTGCCTGGAAAAGACCTGCAGTAATTGCAAATTGAGTTCCAAGACCAATACCTAAACCGATAAAACCAAGCTCACCAACTGCCAAATAACCAATCATTCTTCTGAAGTCTGTTTGAGTTAAAGCCAGTGAAACACCTAGAATCATAGCCAATACTGAAAACAAAACCAATAACAGTTCAAATATTGGCAATTCATGGAATATTCTAAACATTATCAATACAATTGAAATCATTGAAATAACCGTAAATGTTTGAAGCAAAGCTGCACCATGAGGTTCTGCTTTACTGTACATTCCGGATTTTATAATATGGAACGGAGGCAAACCTGAAGCATATAACCATCCGAAGAATATTAAAGCAAATGACATTAAAAATACTGGGGAGGTATAACTTAAAGTTCCATTGTGAAGAGCCACAATTATATCAGAAATGTTAATATTACCAGTACTTGCAAGTAAGAATCCGATTCCTAAAAGCATTATCGGACTTCCAATAGATCCTAAAATCATATATTTAAGAGCCATTTCATAACTGTAATCCATAGGAGACGCAATTACAATACCTACTTGAACCAATGCAAGTATCTCAAAGAATACAAACATGTTAAATATATCATCAGTAAGCATTAATGCAGTTACAGATGCTGTACCCATGAACAATAAGAACAAATACTGTCCGGATGCTTTTTTATATTTTGACAAGTAAATAAAAGCTACTAAAAATGTTATTAAACCTACTGCAGCTATGAATATCTGTTGCAGCATGTCAAAAGCATAAGTAATAGCCGGATGATAAATTACACCAGTTGCATTATCCAACATCGGAGTATATCCTCCAAAGAAGTGCAATCCATAATTGGAAAGCAATGGAATAATCGGTAAACAGATAGCAACTACAAATGTTAATACTTTAATAGATTTATTAAATTTAGCAAAAGCATTTACAAGTATTGCACAAAGCATAGGAACTACTACCATAAGAGGAATCAAATAGTTACTCATCGTATTCCTCCTGTTTAGATGTATCAGCCAACAGTACTTTTGTACTTAAAGTTCCGTATTTCTTGTAAATAACCATTACAATAGCCAACATTACAGCCAATGTACTTGCACCGATTACAATACTGGTAAGTACCAATCCAAAAGGCAATGGATAAGCAGAGTTTACAGCAAACCATGACGGAGACATTCCAGGCATCAAAATTGGAACTACTCCTCCAGGTTTGTATCCAATAGCTATAATAAATAAATTTGCACCTTCTTCAATGAAACTAATACCAATTATTTTCTTTACAATATTATCAATGAAAATAGCTGCAAAAAGACCAACAACTACCAATGCTCCTGCAGTAAATAATGCTGCTAATTGCATATATGCCATCAGGAACCATCCCTTTGTGTTTTCTTAACAGCCAATACTAAAAATACAGGAACAATAGCTGCACCAACAATAGCTTGTGTTAAAGCAACATCCGGAGCAAGTAAAAGTTGGAAAAGCACTGCAAGAGCACCACCAGAAAATCCTGTTAAAATTGCTGCTTTTAACAAATCTTTTTGAATAAGAGCAAGAATCGCACTTAAAACTGTAATAATCATTAATATAATACTTAACATCTTATTCATCCTCACTAATCTCTAATGTAGAAATAGAAAATTTAATACTATCCTCATTACTCTCATCTGATTTATTTTCCATTTCTTTAACTTTATTTATATTATGAACAAACGGATTTTCATCGTCTGAACTTTCAACTTCCACTTCTTTATTTTTTAAATTATTTACTTTATCTTCTGAGTTATAAAAAGCATTAGCTATTGCATGTGCTGTAAATGGTGCTATAACTAAATAAATACCTGCTAAAAGATATTGTTGCAACCCAATCATTGCTATAATAAATGCAACATCAAAAACACCAACAATATGAATTCTTGCATAAATCAAATTATTCATATTTTTATCCAGGGTTAAAAATCCAATTGCAGATATTATCATTAAAATAGCTGAAATAATAAGAAGAATAGACTGAATCAACTCAACTGCAAACATTAGTCATCTCCCCCTTGTGTAACAGCAAAAGCAACAGTCCCTATAAATCCAAAAAGCACTAAAGCTAATGAAATATCTTTAAAGAATGATATGTCATACATATCCCCAACAACAAGTAAAGATAATGCAAAAGCTACAACTACAACAGAACTGCTTAAAAGCCCCATTGTTGTAGATTTATAAGCACTTGCCCTTAACGCAGCAAGCATCATTATCATTGATGCAATAACCACAAAATATTTTGAAATAAATAATATGTCCATTACTATCCCACTCAACAATTATTTAAACATATAAAGAAAACTACTCTAACATCTTCTTTATATATGGTTCAAAAGGAATAATATCTTCCTTACTTCTTGGAGAAATAGCAGCTACTTTAATAATGTTATTTTCAGAATCCAAATCAACTGACAAAGTTCCCGGAGTTAAAGAAATACTGTTAGCCAAAATTGTTTGAGAAACAGGTCTCTCTAAAACTGTCTCGATTTCTACAACTACAGGATCAATATTTTGTCTCATAATTCCATTAAACGCAACATCAAAGGTTGCTTTAAGTATTTCATAAATAAGGTCTAAGAAATAAATAATCCCATAACCTAGTCTAGTTAAAAACATTAAATAAGCTCCATTTCGTAGATTAAAAAGTCAAAATAATAAAATATAAAATTGACTACATAAACAATTATTAATTATCATGATTATTTATTATAAATGTATGCATTTAAATTTGAAGCAATAAAAAATTATTCAAATTTAAGAAAGTAATTGATAAACAAAAATTAACTATAAATTTTTCCCAAATTATTTAAAAATAATTACAATTAATCTAAAAAATTTACATCACATGCATAATCACTTAAACAAATCATAAAGCTCATTTTTAAAATAGAAAGATTTAATAACAACAAATACAAAAATTTAGATACACCTAAAAAAGTGATGTAAATGGAAATTTTAGAAAAAGCTGAACCGGCAATAATCTTTTTAGCCATTCTGTTAGGGCTTGGATTAAGTAACCTCCCTCTTTTAACATCCAATAGTGGATCTTTAATAACTTTATTTTTTTATGTTTAATGTTATATGGGCTGTTTCTGGAAGTTCCGCTTAAAGATTTAAAAAATAGCTTTAAAAATGTTAAATTCACATCCGCAAGCCTAATAATTAACTTTATCTGGACACCGCTTCTAGGATATTTTCTGGGAGTTCTATTTTTAAAAGGAAATATAGATATCTTAATCGGGTTTTTTATGCTTATACTAACCCCATGTACTGATTGGTACTTAGTATTTACAAAAATGGCAAAAGGAAATTTAAATTTGAGTTTTTCAATACTTCCAATAAATTTAATACTTCAGATTGTATTACTGCCAATATATCTAATAATCTTCTTTTCAACCAGCAATTCCATGAATTATTATGAATTAGCTTACTCAATTTTAATTGTTATTGTAATCCCCTTTATTTTAGCGCAGCTGACAAAATACATCTTAAAAAACAAAACAAAAATAAATGAAAAAATAACCCAACTTTTTTCAAAGTATCAGACAATATTTCTAGCTATTGCAGTATTTGGAATATTCAATAGCGAAGGAAGAATTGTTTTTAATAATTTAAACTCAATTTTACTAATATTCATTCCATTAATCTTGTTTTTTATCATAAATTTTATCTTAGATTTTATAGTAGCTAAAAATATGAAATTTAATTATGAAAACTATACAAGTCTGACAATGACCACTTTAGCTCGAAATTCCCCATTAGCCCTAGCTATTGCAGTAAATTCATTTCCTGAAAGTCAATTAATATTAATTGGACTGGTAATTGGACCTTTAATAGAATTACCAGTTTTATATGGAATATCAAAGCTATTATTAGCAATTAAAAAAAGATATTAAAAGAAACTAATTTAATCAAATAAATCCCACATTATGAAAAATAAATATTTGGAAAAAAGTATTGCATCAACATGATTATTTCAAACCTTCTTAAATAAATAGCTAATATGAGCAAAAGTACTATAGATAAAGTTCCAAATTGTTTATGGGACTTTTTAGAAGATAATGGGGCGAATAACTTTATTCCGGAAGGACTGAATGAATCCAGAACAATATGACTTAATAATCCTAAAAACAATCCTACAGCTATTTCAACATAATTTACAGATAGTGTTCCAAATAAAAATAAACTAATAAAAAATAATGGCAAGAATATTAAGAGCAGTTTCTTATTCAGAAATAAAAAGCTTAAAAGAGCTATCAGAATAGCCATAAACAAATAAGATGTAGGAATTATTGTTATATCCATAAGAATTTCATAGGCCCAAATAAGTATTAAAGAAACTGTCGCAGTTAATGTAAGTACACCAAAAATAGAGTGAGTGAAACTTCTGTGCTGGGAAAAATAAAAGACAGTTCCTAAAAATACTATTATTAAACCTAAATAATAAGGCAATTTTAAGATATAAAGAGATATAAACACTATCAATCCCAAAATAATCATCTTATAGACATTATCTTTTTTAAATTTATGATCAAAATCAGGAATATTAGCACCAATTACACTTAAGGCAATAATTAGAGGATTATTAAAAAACATTAAAGCCAAAATCAATGCAAATATTGTGTGTCCTTTATATGAAGACAAAAAATCACCTTAACTTTAAATTATAAGTTAATATTACAAATTAATAGCGATAGCATTTGAAAAGTATTTAAAAAAATAGTTTATTTGAAAATGAAAATAACAATCTAAATTAAAGGCACTGAATCATTATTTTTTAAAAAAAATTCCAAAATAAGATAAAAAACTTTTCATTTGCATTAAAGATTTTTCATCACTGCCTTTTCCAACTAAAGCAAATGGAGATAAAACCTCACCAGTAACTGCAGGAACTCCTTTTAAATTGCAAACATCTTCAACTGCTCCTTTGTAAATTTTTCCTGCAAATTCAAAGCTGATTACTTTACTCCCCATTTGTGCTGAAATATAATTGGCTATTAAACAGCTTTCTGGAGAAGGATTTCTGCTTGAAAATACTGATTCAAATCCAGGATTACTATTTTTAGCTGTTGAATGAAAATCACCAACAAAATTAACATCCAACTCATCAATAGCCTGCATGATTAAATTACTTAATGAATTTTTAATATGTGCTGACCTGTTTAAATCTCTTGAATTTAAAGTTCTTTCATTATTCATAGTAGCTTTTGGAGCTGCAAATGGAATAATATAAACAGTATTCTCTAATTTAGTATTGATTAATTCATTTAATAACCTTAAACTGGCCAATTGTGAAGGAAGCTCATTGCCATGAATTCCAGAAATCATTAAAATATTTACTCCACCACTTCCCAATTTAAATATAGGTGTTCCAAAAACAGCTTGTTCTAAAATAAATTGATTTAAATGAGTCAATTCTATTTTTTCAAAAAGATATTTATTTTTAGAGATGTAGCCCCCAGAATTGTTTGAAATAAAACTCATTTTCAAACCGTTAAAATCATCAAGTACTTCAAAATTCATTACTTAATATTTACTTTAAAACTTTTATTTATATTATGACACAAAGTATAATTTAAGGGATAAAATTGAAAAAATATATCAAACAGTTAATTAAGCTTATAAATTATGAAAGAGATGCCGAAATTGAATTAATGACTAATGAAATAAAAAATTTGTCTCCAAAGAAAAGAGAATCATTAGGAAGAGCCATCAATAAAGTAAAAGGAAAATATTTAGGAAAACAGTTGGGTTCTCAAATTGTACAGTTCGGAAGGTCTGAAAAAATCGAAACAGAAATCAGTGTTGGAGACATGGTTCTAATTAGTACAGGTTATCCTTTAAGAAGCGATTTAACAGGAACAGTTGTTGAAAAAGGTGCCAGATTTATTAAAGTAGCTTTTGAAAAATCAATTCCAAAATGGGCTCTTAAAAAGAAAGTCAGAATTGATTTATATGCAAATGATGTTACTTTCAGACGAATGGAAGATAACCTACTGCATTTAAACACAAAAGGGAAAAATGCTCTTGAATACTCCTTGAAAAAAAGAGACCCTAAAGAAAACAAGAAAGAAAAATATATTGATTTTATAGACAAATCCCTTAATGAGTCTCAAAAAAATGCTGTTAGAAATGCAGTAAATACTGAAAATTTCTTTTTAATACACGGTCCTTTTGGAACAGGAAAAACAAGAACATTAGTTGAGTTAATCCAACAGGAAGTAAGGCAGAACAATAAAGTCTTAGTTACAGCTGAAAGCAATAGTGCAGTTGATAACATATTAGACAGACTATCCCAAAATAAAAAATTAAAAATTACAAGATTAGGCCATCCCCAAAGAGTTTCAAAAGAAAATATCACATATTCTCTGGCTTATAAAGCTGAAAATCATCAATTGACCGGTAAAATTAATAAAAATTACAAAAGGATAGAACAAATAAGCGAAACAAGAGACCGATTCACCAAACCAACTCCTCAATATCGCAGAGGATTTAGTGATTCAGATATTCTTTATAATGCATCAAAAGGCAAAGGTGGACGTGGAATAAATTCTTCCAAAATGGAATCCATGGCTAACTGGCTTTTAGAAAATGAAAAAATTAGTGAAATTCATGACAAAATTAAAAAACTTGAAAATAAAATAGTTAAAGATATTATTAACAGCAGTGACATTATTTTATCAACCAACTCCACAGCAGCTATTGAAGAAATAGCCAGAACAAAGTTTAATGTGGTAATTGTAGATGAAGCTTCCCAGGCAACAATTCCAAGCATTTTAATTCCATTATCCAAGGCCAGAAGATTTATTCTTGCAGGTGATCATAAACAATTGCCCCCAACGATAATAAGTAAAAAAGCACATTTTCTTGAAAAAACCTTATTTGAAGAGTTAATTAAAAAATATCCCAATAAAGCAAGTTTACTGAATGTTCAGTATAGAATGAATAGCTTTTTAATGAAGTTTCCAAATTCAGAATTTTACAATGGCAATTTGAAAAGCGATTCCAGTGTTGATGATATAAATCTTGACGAAATTATTGATTCGGAAGAGTTGTCCCGTCTAAAAGAAAGTGATGTTGAAAAACAGCTGCACAACAATTTGAAACCTCTATTATTCATTGACACGTCTAATTTAAAAAACAATGAAGAAAAACATTTAAAAGATTCCAAATCCATTATCAACCAGAGCGAAGCGGCCATTGCTACTTCAATAGCTAAATTTTACCTGGGAACTGGAATTAATCCAAAGGATATTGGAATTATAAGTCCCTATGCAGATCAAGTCAATTTAATCCAGGACAAAATCCCCATTGAAGTAAAAAGTGTAGACGGTTTTCAGGGCCGTGAAAAGGAAATTATAATCATTTCAACTGTAAGAAGTAATAAAAATGGAAATATTGGATTTTTAAAAGATTTAAGAAGACTTAATGTGGCAATTACCAGAGCTAAAAGAAAATTAATAGTAATTGGCAATAAAAATACTTTAAAAGGAAATTCCACATACTCGAAATTAATTAAATTTTGTGCAAAAAATGATTTGTTGATAAATTTTAGGCATACCTAAACTTTTATATACCAGAACATACCAAGTAAATAGTAGAGAGAAAAAGTACCAACATACTTTTGAATCTCTAACTCTTAATTGGGGGGATTTTTTCTTAAATGTAAAACCCATATAACTTTTCAACCTCAATTATAAGACCCCAATTAAGAGTTCTCTTCTGTCAAACTATTTTTTATTAAACTTAACAAAGAAATTATAATATTTTTATGAAATGCTTTCAAAACCTTTTGTAGTCAGTAATTTTACAAAAGAACCACTTGGAGACATTACAATATTTCCTTTAGAATATTCTTCTAGAGCTACCTTGGTCATTGTACTTTTCTTAACTGGATCTTTAGAAGCTTCAGAAAGTGCTTTAACTAACACCATTACAGCATCACCCCTGGACATATTTCCAGTTATTCCATCATCCCTTCCATGATATCCAGAGTAATTATCATTTTGTCTTACAATATCTGTTGCACCAAGATCCGTTTCAACCCCGTCAACTTTAAGTGGCCTAATTGAATCTATAATGGCATCCAATCCGTCATCATATATAATTACTACTGCATCAGCATGCATTCCAGTATTAGCTTCTACAATTTCCTTTGCATATTCCATACCCTGTTCCGGGCCATCCCACAGACAGTCATGAAGACGCATTGGCCCTTCAAGACCACCTAAAGCTTGTTTTGTAGGATGAGTCATTCCACCAGGATATACAGGAGTATAATTAGCTATAGTTCCATTTTCCAGTTTAACCATGTATGCCATATCTACACCACCACCAGGCTGTTCATCTTTGTCACTAGCCAGGACCAATATGTTTTTATCACCTGAAGCCAGACTAGGACCTCCTAAAAAGAAACTTCCTACAAATGCAAATATCCCAATAATACATACAATAAGGATAAGTATAATCAGTTTTTTTCTTCTGTTCATATTCCCACATATCAAATATTTTTTTACATTTATTTTAACTTAATATAATAAATAATTTTTCTTTTCTTAAACATACTTTTTAATTAATGAAACAATATAATAAGACACTTCCCACATTATTTAATTAAAAAAATCAAAATAATTTTCTAAAATGGAAAAAAATTAGATTTTAAAAATATAAAACAAATTTGCAACAAACAAAGAAAAAATAAATTACAAAATTAACTGATAAATTAAAAACACTGATTTTAAATTAATATTAAATACTATTAAAAATAGAAATTAATTTATAATATTTATTATGGTGATCAAATGGACAAAGTAGTTCTTGCATTCAGTGGTGGATTAGACACTTCTGTTTGTGTTAAATTATTAGAAGAAAAATATGATGTTGAAGTTATTACTGCATGTGTAGATGTAGGACAAGGCGATGAAGAAATAGCTAAAGCTGAAAAAATGGCAAAAGAAATAGGCGGCTATAAACACTACACTATTGATGCTAAAGAAGAATTTGCAAATGAATACATAGCTAGAGGAATAAAAGCAAATGCAGAATATGAAGGATACCCATTAAGTACTGCACTTGCAAGACCTTTAATTGCTCAAAAAATTATCGATATTGCCAAAAAAGAAGGAGCAACAGCTATTGCACACGGATGTACTGGAAAAGGAAACGATCAATTCAGATTTGAAGCTGTTATTTTAGCTATGTCTGATTTAGATATTATTGCACCAATCAGAGAATTAAACTTAACAAGAACTGAAGAACAAGCTTATGCTGCTGAAAAAGGCATCAAATTAAACTCTGATAAAATTTACAGTATTGATGAAAACATTTGGGGAAGATCCATTGAGGGGGATATTTTAGAAGATCCTGCAAATGAACCTCCTGAAGAAATTTATGCATGGACTGCTTCTGCTGAAGATGCACTTGACACCCCTCAAAAAGTATCTATTGAATTTGAAGAAGGTATCCCAGTAGCTATAAATGGAGAAATGATGCCCCTTATTGACATTATTAAAGAAGCTAATAAAATTGCTGGTGAAAATGGTATTGGTAGAGTAGATACTATTGAAAACAGAATGATCGGACTTAAAAGTAGGGAAACCTATGAAGTTCCAGGTGCTAAATTACTGATTGCGGCTCACCAGGCATTAGAGGAATTAGTACTTACTACTGATGAATTAAGATTTGCAGAGTACATGAGTACACTTTATGCTGATTTAGTATACAGAGCATTATGGCAAGAACCTTTAAGAGAAGATATCGATCAAGCTATTGACCATATGCAAAGAAGAGTAAGTGGTGAAGTTACAATGAAACTCTTTAAAGGTTCCATTGCACCATTAACCAGAGAATCTCCTTTCAGCTTACACAGTATTGAACAAATTACTTTTGAAGATAAAGAAACTGATCAAAGAGAAGTTGAAGGTATGATCAAATACCACGGTTTGCAGGCTGCAAACTATCAAAAACTTAACAGATAGCTTAAACAGCTATCTTAAATTACTTTTTTTAAAAAAAAATAAAAATTAGTTACTATCAACTAATAGCAACTAATTAAATGGTCCAGGTATTTCACAAACATCATTGTCTTTAGCCAGATAAGTATATACCAATGCTGCAGCAATAGCTCCTGCAATTGGACCTATTAAATAAATTGGGAAATATATCCAAAGATTTATTCCGCCAACCAAATAATCCATCAAATAAGGAGCAAATGTACGTGCAGGATTTATAGAACCTCCAGTAAATGGTCCTAAAAAGATAATAACTGCAGTTACTGTAAAACCAATAGATAAACCTGCAAAATTAGGAGTAGCTTTTTTATCAACAGCAACACCCATTATTACAAGCACTAAAAAGAAAGTTCCAATAAATTCCGCAAATATTGTTTGTAAATAACTTACACCCATGCCAGGAGCAGTTGCACCTAAACCTCCAACAACTACTGAAGGCATTCCTAAACATAAAAATACTGCTAAACTTCCGAAACAAGCTCCGATTATCTGAGCTACAATATAATACACAGAATCTGCTAAAGAAATATTTTTACTAAGCAGCAATCCAATTGTAACTGCAGGATTTAAATGAGCTCCTGAAATTCTTCCAAAAAGATAGATACAAACCATTACAGTTAAACCAAATGCCAGTGCAATAGCTATCCAATCTCCCAAACCGCCTAAAATTCCAATGCCCACATTATTTGGATTAACTGATTCTGATATCATCAATGTGATAACTGCAGAACCTGTTCCAAAAAATACTAAGAAAAATGTTCCAAGCAATTCAGCAATGAATTTTTTTCCAATACCGCATGGCGCCATATAACACACCTACTTTATACTGCATCTTTCCACTGACAGAAATCATGTCTGAAATCAATTAATGAAGCAGACGCACAATTCTTACAACCTTTAACTGGAGATCCAGCATCTTCTTTATTAAGAGCCATGATATTTGTCATCATAGTTGCAGTTATTGGTTCACTGGTAAGCAAACAAGGATAATCTGCCAATCTCATTAAAGAAGAGAACCTTACAGAAATTGCACATGCCGGATATGCATACCTTTGAGGGTTCATAATCACTTCATTTTCTTCAACAGAATTTAAATTAACTTCAAAACCAGAAACTAATGGTTTTAATATACCTGATTCAGAAGCTCTTCCTTTTCTAGCTTTGTCTAAAAATCCCCAACCTCTGTAAATCATGTCCATAAAGTCACAGTTGTGCAGCTCTGCAGCAGCACCTCTTGTTGGAAACTGCTGAACAAAATTATGGAAACGTTTAGTCAATAAATCAACAATCATAACTGCATTGAAACCGTCTAATTCAAGAATATACTCAGTTGCACATGCTGATGAACCAGTAGCAAGTGACAATACATCAAATACGCTTTTAAAATTGTCTAAATTATCTCTTAATGATGTTTCAATAACATCTGTTGTAGCCTCAATAATTCCCATCGTCATGTCATCCTTACACATATTGAATGTTGACTGAGAAATATGATGAGCAATATCACCTACACAGTATGCAGGAACAGTTAAAATATTACCATAGTGGACATCATCTTCCATTGCTGCAATAACTGTACTTCTCATTTTTTTCTTATAGGAATTCATATATTTTCTTACATCAAAAGAAGAGTGACCTGCATTATCCATAAGCTGGCCTTGGGCTTCAATTGGGTTTTTATATATGTTTTGTAACGTAGCTATTTCTTCACTAACTGCTTCGGCAGCTGTTGAACCGCCTTCCAAAGCATTAGCAAAAGCTTCCCCAACACCATAAGAAGTATTCATACCCCATGATTTAGCAGCTAAAATAGCTTGCTTATGATTTTCAGGAATATCTGTTTCTAACAGTATTTGATTAACAACATTACTTGTACTTCCAGGAATTAAAGCAAAATCAACAACACATGTAGGACCATAAAAACCTCCATAACGTCTTATAACTTCTTTTCCAATTAATGCTTCACATGAAGCTATCTTATCTATAAATTTATCTAAGCTATCTGAAAAACCAGCATCTTCTTCAGTTAATATCTCAAGAACCGGAGGAGTTTGATAATGCTCAACAAAAGGATCATCTTCAGGTATAACAGTATCTGTAAGACTGCACAATGTATCAAAATGTGTTTTAACAGAATTTACATGTAAATCAAACACACTTTGAGCCTGATTATCAATAGCCTCCATTTTTGATGCTACTCTAACATAAGGTTCTGCATCTTTTATTTTAAAATCAGTCCCTCGTTTTTTCTTAATTGTGTCAATGTCGGCTCTTTGAGCAGCCATTGATTCATCAATCATTTTCTCAAATAACTCTCTCATTTTAACCCACTCCACAGAAAAGTTGAATTTAAAATAATTCAACTTATTTAATATATGTAATCTTTATAAATTATAAAATTAACTGAAAACTATATATTACATAGCAAATAATGCTATACTATGAACAAAATAGAAAAACTGCAAGAGATTATAGATGCTTCAGACAATATTGTATTTTTTGGAGGTGCAGGAGTATCAACTGAAAGTGGAATTCCTGATTTCAGAAGTGAATCCGGAATTTTTAAAAGCCTGGAAAAATATGGCGATACACCTGAGAGATTAGTTTCACATAGCTATTACTTAGAACATACGGATAAGTTTTTTAGCTATTATAAAGACTGTTTAATTTTTCCAGAAGCAGAGCCTAATCCTGCACATTATACTCTGGCCAGATTAGAAAAGGAAGGGAAATTAAAGGCAATAATTACACAAAATATTGATGGCCTACACCAGAAGGCAGGAAGCAAAAACGTATTGGAGCTTCACGGAATTGTTTATCGAAATTACTGTGAAATATGTAAAAAAAAATATGATCTGAACTTTATTTTAGAAAGTGAAGGTATCCCTCACTGTACCTGCGGAGGAATTATAAAACCTGATGTTGTTTTATACGAAGAAGCACTGGATATGAATATTTTAAATAAATCAGCCCAATACATTATGTCTGCAGATACTTTAATTGTTGGTGGAACATCACTTGTCGTATATCCTGCAGCAGGACTTATAAATTATTTCAAAGGCAAAAATTTAGTTTTAATTAACAAAAGCCAGACAGACTACGATAATCTAGCTACTTTAGTAATTAATGAGGCTATCAGAGAAACATTAGCTAAAATAAAGTAGAAAGTGCAGATTTTAACTACACTCACATAATATACTGCTTAACAGGTTCTTGAGTAATATTAGCTAATAAGTCATCCAGATTTATAACTGGCTGAGTTCCATTTTGAGAGGTTGTAACTGTAAACATCATATCCCCATCAAAAAACATGAATAATACTACACTTTCATTAGAATTAGTTGAGTTTACCATAGATATTTCATAACCTGTAACATTAGAATGGGTTTTTTGAATCGCAGAAGATACATCTAAACCAGGAATATCTTCACTGAATTCTTCAGACATTAAAGAAGGAATATTAGCCCATTCTTCATCAAATTCTTCTTTAGTTACATCAATAGGAACTGCACTAATCATTATCTCCCCTGTTCCAGTAGATGTAAAATTATCAAAAAAGACATCTGTTGTATATCCCTCATCATCATAATATTCTTCATCAACATAATTTTCATCAATACTTACCATTTCCCTAATCTCATCATCAGTTAAGTTTCCATACATAAAAAGTTGAGTTCAA
This genomic stretch from Methanobrevibacter smithii ATCC 35061 harbors:
- a CDS encoding succinylglutamate desuccinylase/aspartoacylase domain-containing protein, which gives rise to MNFEVLDDFNGLKMSFISNNSGGYISKNKYLFEKIELTHLNQFILEQAVFGTPIFKLGSGGVNILMISGIHGNELPSQLASLRLLNELINTKLENTVYIIPFAAPKATMNNERTLNSRDLNRSAHIKNSLSNLIMQAIDELDVNFVGDFHSTAKNSNPGFESVFSSRNPSPESCLIANYISAQMGSKVISFEFAGKIYKGAVEDVCNLKGVPAVTGEVLSPFALVGKGSDEKSLMQMKSFLSYFGIFFKK
- a CDS encoding DUF4040 domain-containing protein, producing MNKMLSIILMIITVLSAILALIQKDLLKAAILTGFSGGALAVLFQLLLAPDVALTQAIVGAAIVPVFLVLAVKKTQRDGS
- a CDS encoding cation:proton antiporter subunit C, with amino-acid sequence MAYMQLAALFTAGALVVVGLFAAIFIDNIVKKIIGISFIEEGANLFIIAIGYKPGGVVPILMPGMSPSWFAVNSAYPLPFGLVLTSIVIGASTLAVMLAIVMVIYKKYGTLSTKVLLADTSKQEEYDE
- a CDS encoding metal-dependent hydrolase; this encodes MSSYKGHTIFALILALMFFNNPLIIALSVIGANIPDFDHKFKKDNVYKMIILGLIVFISLYILKLPYYLGLIIVFLGTVFYFSQHRSFTHSIFGVLTLTATVSLILIWAYEILMDITIIPTSYLFMAILIALLSFLFLNKKLLLIFLPLFFISLFLFGTLSVNYVEIAVGLFLGLLSHIVLDSFSPSGIKLFAPLSSKKSHKQFGTLSIVLLLILAIYLRRFEIIMLMQYFFPNIYFS
- a CDS encoding cation:proton antiporter, which encodes MFAVELIQSILLIISAILMIISAIGFLTLDKNMNNLIYARIHIVGVFDVAFIIAMIGLQQYLLAGIYLVIAPFTAHAIANAFYNSEDKVNNLKNKEVEVESSDDENPFVHNINKVKEMENKSDESNEDSIKFSISTLEISEDE
- the ehbF gene encoding energy conserving hydrogenase EhbF, with amino-acid sequence MSNYLIPLMVVVPMLCAILVNAFAKFNKSIKVLTFVVAICLPIIPLLSNYGLHFFGGYTPMLDNATGVIYHPAITYAFDMLQQIFIAAVGLITFLVAFIYLSKYKKASGQYLFLLFMGTASVTALMLTDDIFNMFVFFEILALVQVGIVIASPMDYSYEMALKYMILGSIGSPIMLLGIGFLLASTGNINISDIIVALHNGTLSYTSPVFLMSFALIFFGWLYASGLPPFHIIKSGMYSKAEPHGAALLQTFTVISMISIVLIMFRIFHELPIFELLLVLFSVLAMILGVSLALTQTDFRRMIGYLAVGELGFIGLGIGLGTQFAITAGLFQALNEIITTALLFIGFGLIAYVTKEEDTRKLGGLLAYHPKVGLMLLFGGLAMAGVPPFSGFQSKLMLVQASLSCGYPELSILAVIVSIATFVVFVKTFYGMFLRPKPKGLEVPDKEVPKSAVFAMVVLLALIIILGLCPGLVTNGIYEFVGGIL
- a CDS encoding monovalent cation/H+ antiporter complex subunit F; protein product: MDILFISKYFVVIASMIMMLAALRASAYKSTTMGLLSSSVVVVAFALSLLVVGDMYDISFFKDISLALVLFGFIGTVAFAVTQGGDD
- a CDS encoding monovalent cation/H+ antiporter subunit E, with the protein product MFLTRLGYGIIYFLDLIYEILKATFDVAFNGIMRQNIDPVVVEIETVLERPVSQTILANSISLTPGTLSVDLDSENNIIKVAAISPRSKEDIIPFEPYIKKMLE